The DNA region GTCTCGCCCAGCCCGATGCCGGAGAAGCGCGCCCAGCCGCCGCAGAAGTCGTGCTCCGTGATGAAGAGCGAGTATCCGTCGTTGGGCGTGTAGTGGATGGGTCCGATGCAGCTGTCCACCAGCGCCTGGCCACCCGCCCCTGCCACGTAGATGGTCCGGACCGCCGGAGCCGCCGGAACGAATGCCGGCGCCGGTGCCGCCTGAACGTATGCCGGGGCCGGGGCCGCCGCTGGTGCGGGGGCCGGTGCGGGTGCAGGCATTGGGACGGCGGGACCGGACAGCTTCAGTGTCTGCCCGGGGACAATGATGCTGTAGCCGCCCAGTCCGTTGGCCGCCAGCATGGTGTTCAGGTCCACACCAAACCGGGCCGCAATCGCGCCCACGGTTTCGCCGGGCACCACGGTATAGAGGTTCGGGTCACCGGCCGGCGCAGCCGGGGGAGGTTCCGGAGCGGGAGGCGCCTCGGCCGGTGCTGCAGCAACGGGGGCTGCAACTGCTTCTGCCGGCGCCGTTGCTTCCTGCTGGACAGTGCCTGGCAAACCCAGGCTTGGCGACCCCGTGCCTGCGCCACCGTCAGCCTCTTCAAAGGGAGCAACAGCCAAAGGCCGGGCGACGCCCACAACCGGTGCGGACGCCGTCGGAGTTTCGGCGGCAGACGGGCGGGAGGGGGCTGCCAAAGCACCAACACCGATCGCGGCTACCACGGCGGCGGCCGCCATTCCCGCCCACAGTTTTTTACTGACCTGCTGGCGGCCTGGGGCGAGATCGGCCCTGGGGACATCGGTTTCGAAGTTCCGGCGAGGTGGTTCCGAAATTTTAACGTTCAGCTGGCTCATGGGTGGCCCATCGAGATTCGGTCCCGGCAACCCAGAAGCAGGTGCTGCAGGACGGATCGAGGTGTGATGCGCTGCGGGGATCCGGTCAGCGACCGGAACCGCGCAACGCATGATGGGATGCGCCCGTACACCCAGAAAGCACGGAAGCTCCGCTATGAGCAGCATCACCCCCCAGCTGGGGATCCGCCAACGATTTTGTTCTTGCCTTACGAGTTTCGAGTCTAGGAAGTCCGGAGGGGCGCGGCACGAGTAGGGATTACCCGAATATTCCCGCGGCATACTCGGGCAGGAGGGGGCCTCTACTCAAATTATTGGCGGTGACTACTTGCGGCAGTGTCCGCTTCACCTAGAGGCCGCGACGGTCCTTGAGCTCTGCGATCTCACGCCGCAGGTCAGCAATCTCTGTCACCAGCTGACCCAGTTCAGCGCGTAAGGGTTCTTCGGCGGACTCGGCGGCAGCTTCGGTGGATTCCTCGACGCGCTGGACGAGCCATGAGGCGATGGAGGCCGTGACCACACCCAGGACGGCGATTCCGCTCATCATGAGCGCCGCGGCAACCAGTCGGCCGGCGGCCGTCACCGGGTACATGTCGCCGTAGCCCACGGTGGTGATGGTGGTGATGGCCCACCAGGCGGCGTCGCCGAAGGTCAGGATCTTGGCCTCAGGCGCGGACTGCTCAACGTCCAGGACGGCCAGGGCGCCGACAAAAACCAACAGCGCGGCGGCTCCGGCCACATATGTCACTACCCGGCCGCGCAGGGTTTCGCCCACAGTGCGGTGCAGCACTGACAGCAAAGTCACCAGCCGCAGCAGCCGGAGGGGGCGGAAGAACGGGAGTGCCACGATCAGGAGCTCGTGCAGGTTCCACAGGAACCAGTGCCGGCGGTCCTTGGCCAGCCAGAGGTTGGCAGCGTAGTCGACGGCAAAGACGCCCCAGGTGAGCCACAGAACGGCCTCGAGCAAGTCGGCGCCGCTGCCCTCAACGCGGCCGATCACCTGCCACGCGTATGCCGCCAGGAAGACCAGTGCTGTCCCCATCAGCGGCCACTCGGCAAGGTCCCGGTAGCGTTGTTGCGTCATGGGGGAATCCTACGCGGGTGGTCCGGTCCCGTAACTCACGGCTTGCCCCTAAGTTACTGATGGGTAACATTGTGGGATGCACTTGCTTCTGCGAACCCTCCTGATGCTGTTCACGTCCTCCCGCCGCTCGGCGCTGACCATCTGGGATACCTCGTCCCTTCCCTTGCGGGTCCTGCCGACTGACATCGACATCGCCATGCACGTCAACAACGGCATGTACTTTTCGCTGATGGACCTGGGCCGGTTCGACCTGATGGTGCGCAGCGGCGTGTGGAAGAGAATGCGCCAGCGGGACTGGAGCCCGGTGGCCGCCGGGGAGACCATAGCCTTCCGCAAGTCCCTGCAGCTGTGGCAGCAGTACACCATCGAGTCCAGGATCATCGGGCTGGACGCCAAAGCGATCTACTTTGAGCAGCGCATGGTGGCGGACGGCGAGATCTACGCCCGTGCCTACATCGCCACCCGACTGGTGAGCAAGGGCAGGCCTGTCAGCCAGGAGGAGATCCTGGACGAATTCGGCCAGCCGCCCGCGGACCTGGAACTCCCGGAGTGGATCCACGAATGGCGCGAGGAAAACGCCCTGCCCGGCAGCCGCACGCCGGCCCCCCACCTGTGGGGAACAAAGGTCCAGGCGAAGGGCTAAGCCCCCACGTCGCGGCGGTTCAGCACTGCCGCCCCCAGCACAATCAAGGCCGCAGAGATGCCCCACAGCCAGCCGGCCGCCGCCCAGTGGGACATGCGGCCTCCTGTGCTTCGTCCGGCGTCTGATGAAGCCAAGGATAGGCTTGGCGACGCGCACTGTACACGCTAACCGCGGATATTCCCGATGACGCGCGAAGCGAACAGACCGGCCTTGGCCGCGACATCCCCGGCGCCCTCGCGTACCGTGGAACCATGGCTACCGTTAACATCACAGGTGAACAGTTCGCATCGACCATCGAGGGCAACGACATCGTCCTGGTGGACTTCTGGGCCGAATGGTGTGGTCCCTGCAAGCAGTTTGGGCCCACGTACAGCGCTGTCTCCGAGAAGCACACGGACGTCCTGTTCGCGAAGGTGGACACCGAGGCCGAGCAGCAGCTCGCAGCCGAGGCAGGAATTACCTCCATCCCCACGCTGATGGCCTTCCGCGAAAAGGTGCTGGTCTTCTCCCAGCCTGGCGCGCTGAATGCCCAGCAACTGGAACAGGTGGTGGACGCCGTCAAGGCACTGGACATGGAGGAAGTGCACGCCCACGTGGCCCGCTCACAGGCCGAATCCGAGGCCGCGTCCGCAAGCACGAACAAGGCAAGCACTAGCGCCGGCCCGCAGGACGGCTCCCAGATCCCCGACCTCTAAGACTTCCAGCAGCAGCAACGCGGGGCCTCTCACTGAGAGGCCCCGCGTTGTTTTGGGCGGAAGGGCTAGAGGCGTTCCAGCTGGACGGGTTCGGCCAGCAGGGCGCTCAGGGATTCGTTCAGGTCCTGGACGGCGGTGCCTTTGGAATGCTTGTCCAAGTCCTCCTCGGACGCCCACTGTTCCGTCAGGACCAGCTTCTCCTCGGTGGCCTCGGTCAGTTCGTAGCGGATGCAGCCGGGCTCGTTCACCACGTCATCGATGGCGATTTCCAAGGCGAGCTTCACACGGAAAAACTCGCCCTCGTTGGGGATGAACGTTGCCTGCAGGTCGATGGGTGCACTCATGCAATTCACAATACCGGCCGCTGCCCGGGGGACCCGTCCTGTTGAGGCCGGACACTCCACTGTTGCGCTTCTTTTGGGAAGGTCCTGTTGGTAGCGTTCCATCATGCGCGCTTATACAGCCGGGGACACTGACGTCCCGCTGCTCGAGGAAACCATCGGCCGGAACTTTGAGCAGGTGGTGGCCAGATTTCCCTTCCACGACGCGCTGATTGAGGCCGCTGCGGTTCCGGGCGCTGACGCCCGCCGCTGGAGCTACACCAAGATGAACGACGACGTCGACCGGCTCGCGCGTGCGCTTCTGGCCTTGGGTGTGGCCAAAGGGGACAGGGTGGGCATCTGGAGCCCCAACTGCGCCGAATGGACGCTCCTGCAGTACGCCACGGCGAAGGCCGGTGCGATCATGGTGAACGTAAATCCGGCGTACCGCAGCCACGAACTTGAGTTTGTGGTGAGGCAGAACGGCATGCGGATGCTGGTGACGGCCCCGTCAGACCGGAGCAGCGACTACGTGGGAATGGCGCGCCAGGCACTCGCTGGCTGCCCGGACCTGCGTGAGCTGGTTTTCCTGCCGGATTCCGGCGTGGAAGGGCTCGACGCCGGAATCCCCCTCAGTGACGCCGAGCTGACCTACGCCGAGCTGCTCAAGCGGGCTGACGACGTCGGACATTCCGGCCTGAAGGCCCGGATGGCGGAGCTGGATCCGCACGATCCCATCAACCTTCAGTACACCTCGGGAACCACGGGATTTCCCAAAGGCGCAACGCTGACGCACCACAACATCCTGAACAACGGCCACGCAATCGGTGAGCTGCTGGGCTACACCGAACACGACCGGGTGGTGATTCCGGTGCCGTTCTACCACTGCTTCGGCATGGTGATCGGCAACCTGAACGCGCTCAGCCACGGTGCCGCCACCATCATCCCCGGCCGCGGCTTCACTCCGGCCGCGGCGCTCGAAGCGGTCCAGGATTTCGGCGGAACGTCACTGTACGGGGTTCCCACCATGTTCATCGCCGAGCTCGCCCTCCCTGACTTCGCCTCCTACGATCTGTCCACGCTCCGGACCGGAGTCATGGCGGGGTCGCTCTGCCCCATCGAGGTGATGAACCGCGTCATTTCAGACATGAACATGAAAGATGTGGCCATCTGCTACGGCATGACCGAAACGTCGCCAGTGTCCACCATGACGCGCGCCGGGGACACGCTCCAGCAGCGCACCGAGACCGTGGGCCGGACCATGCCGCGGCTGGAAAGCCAGATCGTGGACCCCGGCTCCGGCGAGGTGCTGGAACGCGGGCAGATCGGTGAGCTGTGCACCCGGGGCTACGCCGTCATGAAGGAGTACTGGGACCAGCCTGACAAAACCGCCGAGGCCATCGACAATGAGGGCTGGATGCACACTGGGGACCTCGCCCGCATGGACGACGACGGGTACGTGGTGATCGAGGGCCGGATCAAGGACGTGGTGATCCGCGGGGGCGAAAACATCTATCCCCGCGAAATCGAGGAGTTCCTGTACACCCACCCGTCCATCCAGGATGTCCAGGTGATCGGCGTTCCGGACGCCAAATACGGCGAGGAACTGGTGGCCTGCATCATCCTCAAGCCGGAGGCAGATCCCCTGGACGCCGGCGCCGTCGCCGACTTCTGCCGGGGACGCCTGGCCCACTACAAGATCCCGCGTTATGTCGATATCCGTGACAGCTTCCCCATGACGGTGTCCGGGAAGGTCCGCAAAGTGGAGATGCGCGAGGAAGCGGTGGCCCGGCTGGGGCTGTGATCGCCGGCCGCGACCGATTCGTTGGCGAACACAACCTCGACAAGATCGCCCTGCCGCGCGCGGATCTTCGGTCCCGGGGATCCCTAGTCCGGCTGAGCCACTATGTCGAACCGGGCTTCGCCCTCGCAAATCGAGGTGATCCTGATGGTGTAGCCGGCGTAGCTGATTTCATCGCCCAGTTCCTTGGCATTGAATTCTTCATTCGGAAACTTCGGCGAGTGTCCTACGATGCTGACCAGGGCCGGGGTCGCTGTGGCGTCCATGGTGATGACCGAAAAGCCGGGCGCTGTGGTTCCGTCCGTCGGCGCTGGGAGGTGGGGATCCGGGTAGGGAATGCTCATCCGGATGAGGTACGCCCCCCGCTCCGTGCAGGATGAGGTCATGGTGGTGGTCTCCTTGGTGTGAGGTTGGGGTGAGGTGGCTGTAGCAGCACATGAGGTGATGCAGAGGACTGATGCCAGGATGCCTGCCAGGCTGAGGGAGTGCCTTTTCATCGGCTGCCGATCACCGCGCCTTGGGTCACGTACTTTTCGTAGTCGGCTTTGGTAATGGTCACGTCGTTTTTCAGCTCGCCCCACGGATTTCCCAGCAACAGGTTGCCGTCGCCGTCAACGCCCTTCACGAAGTACACGTGCGCGCCATAGAGGCCCGCTGGCCGTTCGGTGTCTTTCGGATCGGGGACGTTGGTGGAGATCACCATAGTTTTGCCATCCTGCGCCGCGTCCCACGTCGCGTCGGTACCGGCCATGATCTCGGCTGGTTTTCCTGAGAGATAGGGAGCCAATTTGTCCGGAAATTCGCGTTCGAGCACACGGTAGTCGCCGGCGTGGAAGCCGTCGGAATCGTCGTCGTAGACCTGCGCCATGGCCTTTTCGAAGTAGCCCGGCCAGTTGGCGGCAGCGGGATCATCCATCCGGCCGCCGCCGTTGGCTCCAAAGTAGTTGCCGTCTCGGGAGGGAAGATCGCTGGTCACGGTCACCCAGTTCTCATTGCCGTCCTTGTCGTAAAGCTTGACGGAGACGGTGCCGTTGCCGTTGTCCCGGAGGTGGTCCTGTACATAGCCTGGATCCGCCTGGGCAAGTGAAGCCAGGGTCGCAAGGGTTCCGCAATCACCGTAGTCCTGCTGGTGCACGTCCCGGTACGAGGGGCTGCCGCCCAGACCGCCGGCGGGCTCGCTGAATCCGACGCCGTCCTTGCCCGTATCCGGTTGCGCCCACGGAAAGAGCTCCTTGATCCGCGCAGCCTCTTCCGGGGAGGCCTTGGCCAGCAACTCGTTCAACAGCCCCTGGCGCTCGAAGGGAGTGGTGCCCTCAAAATCAAAGACGCCCCTGCCTTCGGTGGCGGCCCCGCCGGCCAGAGCCCGCAACTGCTCATCCGAGAGGGCCTTCAGGAACTGGTCAAGTTGGGCGGGAGTCAGATTCGCCAGGGCATCCCGGAGCTCCCTTACGTCGTTGTCGTTGCCGGTCCAGAAATCGCCGGAGTCGGCCACATCGTCCGCCAACCGGGCCAGTTCCTTGATTTGGTCCGGAGTGAGGTCGGTTCCCTGCGATGGGGACGTCCCGTGCCGGCTGGCGCCGCCAACAACGCCGCCGGTTCCCGATCCAGTGCTGGCCTTCTCCTGCTCGTCAGCATTGGCGCTGGCAATCCTGCCGGCGGCTGCCAGCCCTTGGATGACGTGTTCGAGAAGAACACGATGCCGCGTATCCCAGTCCGTCCGGAACCTGTTCGCATCGGAGCCTTTCCAGGCAGCGGAAGCCTGGACGTGACCAGACAACAAATTCTTCGCGGACGCCATCTTGGCTGAGGCGTCGTTCAACGCCTTGCCGAGCGCCCGAAGCTGGACGACATCCGCTCCATAGATCCCTGCCATGGTTCCCCCCAGTTTTTATCGCATAGCTTCTACAGCGTAGGGCATGAGGGTAAAACCGCGGATGGGGAGAACTGCTCGGTCTTCCAGGGGTCTGACGTTCGAGAGCCTAGTTGGTGTTCCGGCTGATGGTCCGGACTCCAACCACCAGTCCGACGGCGGCGCTTACCGCCGCGGCGAGGAGCCCCAGGAGCGTGTCCGTCCCGACGTTGCCGGCGAAGAGTTCGCGTTCGGCGTTAACCAGGTAGGTCAGCGGGTTGAACCAGCTTGCCGTCTTCATCCAGTCCGGACCGGCCTCGATGGGAAGCATAATGCCGGAGAGGATCATCAGCGGAAAGAGGAGAGTCTGCTGCACCCCCCAGAAGATCCATTCCTTGTTCTGCGACACCAGGGCCAGGGCGTAGGAGAGCGCACCGAGCCCGATGCCGAAGATTCCCAGGATGACCAGCCCGAACAGCACGTGCAGCGGATAGAAGACAAAGCCGAAGGGGATGCACACCACCGAGATGAGCAGTCCCTGCACCACCAGCGGCGCCCATTCCTTCAGCGCGCGCCCGATCATCAGCGACGAGCGGGACAAAGGGGTGGCCAGGATCCGCTCGTAGGAACCGGTCATCAGCTCATACTGCAGGTTGGAGCCGGTCATGGAGGTTCCGAAGAGGGCAATCATGACTACGACGCCGGGCAGGAACCACTGGAGCGTGGACTGGCCGCCGAATGCAGGCGCACCCACAGCGGAGCCAAGCAATGGCCCGAACAGGCCAAGGAAAACGAGCGGCTGGAGCAGCGAGAATATCAGCGAAAACGGGTCCCGCAACGGCAGCAGCATCTCCCGCCAGAACACGTGCCGGGTGTCATTGAGGACCTGGCCAAGGCCCGGCTTCTTGAGGACCTCCGGAGTAGCCTGGACAGCCATCAGACTTCAGCTCCTTCGCGCAGGTTGCGGCCGGTCAGCTCAAGGAACACATCGTCCAGGGTGGGAGGCTTCAGCTCCAGGGACTGGGCGGGAGCGCCGGCGTCGTTCATCTGTTTCAGCAGCCCGGGCGCCAGCCGGGCGCCGTGGGTGAGCCGGAGGCGGAACCGGACCACGCCGTCGTAGGCGTTCTCCTGCAGTTCGCCACCCGCGGCGGCGCGGCCCAACAGCCCGCGCACGTCCGGGGCGGAGTCCGCCGCCACTTCCACGGCCAGCAGATCACCGGCCAGGTTTGCCTTGAGCCGGGCCGCGGTATCGTCCGCGATGATCTGTCCGTGGTCGATGACGATCACCCGCTCGGACATGGAGTCAGCCTCGTCCATGTAGTGAGTGGTCAGGACGATGGTGGTTCCGTGCTCGGCCCGCATCCGCATGATGTGTTCCCAGAGGTTGGCCCGGTTCTGCGGATCCATGCCGGTGGACGGCTCGTCGAGGAACAGCAGCCGCGGCGAGTGCATGAGTCCCAGGGCAACGTCCATCCTGCGCCGCTGCCCTCCTGACAGCTTGATGACCGTGCGCTTGGCGAGGTCCGTGAGATCCAGGGACTTCATGAGCTCCTGCGCCCGGGCGGTGGAGTCCGTGGTGTTCATCCCGTAGAAGCGGCCCTGCATGACCAGTTCGTCGATCACCCGGTAGCTGTGTCCGCCGCCGTTGCCCTGGCCGATGTACCCGATCCGTGCCCGCACCCCGGCCGGGTCCGAGGAGACGCCCACCCCGGCCACAGTGGCGGTGCCGGAGGTGGGCTTGAGCAGGGTGGTCAGCATCCGGAGGGTGGTGGACTTTCCCGCGCCGTTCGGGCCAAGGAAGGCCACCAGCTCGCCGGGGGCAACATCGATGTTGACCGCCTTGACGGCCTCAACGGTTTCCTTCTTGACGGTGAAGTTCTTGCTCAGCTTGTCCGTGTGGATCATGGGTGACTCCAGAGGGTGCGGGGATGCCGGGGCTCTGGTACGGGCTCCATGGGCGCCACGCTATACCCATCGGCAGGGCGCGTCCACGCCTCGGGCGCAGTTCCAAGGGGGGCGGCTTAGTGGCCGCGGTGGTCCTGGATGGTCATCCGCGGCCCGAACGTGGGTTTACGGAAACCACTCAGTCCGAGCATGCGGACCACGCGCTGCCGGTGGCCCTTCCACGGTTCCAGCAGGGCCAGCATTCCGGCGTCGTCCGTCCGGCGTCCGGTCAGGGCCGCCCCCACATAGGCGGCCAGGTGATAGTCGCCCACCGCGATGGAGTCCGGGCAGCCGTGGGTCCGCTGCACCACTTCGGCTGCAGTCCATATGCCGATGCCGGGAATGGTCTGCATCTTGGCTGCCGCGTCCGCCGCTGGCAACGCCGCCAGC from Arthrobacter pascens includes:
- a CDS encoding LysM peptidoglycan-binding domain-containing protein, coding for MSQLNVKISEPPRRNFETDVPRADLAPGRQQVSKKLWAGMAAAAVVAAIGVGALAAPSRPSAAETPTASAPVVGVARPLAVAPFEEADGGAGTGSPSLGLPGTVQQEATAPAEAVAAPVAAAPAEAPPAPEPPPAAPAGDPNLYTVVPGETVGAIAARFGVDLNTMLAANGLGGYSIIVPGQTLKLSGPAVPMPAPAPAPAPAAAPAPAYVQAAPAPAFVPAAPAVRTIYVAGAGGQALVDSCIGPIHYTPNDGYSLFITEHDFCGGWARFSGIGLGETISIPGYGTYTATARGQVPNPGTTNDVIAVFGGFPRAILQTCIPGTNQMLLIALN
- a CDS encoding potassium channel family protein, which gives rise to MTQQRYRDLAEWPLMGTALVFLAAYAWQVIGRVEGSGADLLEAVLWLTWGVFAVDYAANLWLAKDRRHWFLWNLHELLIVALPFFRPLRLLRLVTLLSVLHRTVGETLRGRVVTYVAGAAALLVFVGALAVLDVEQSAPEAKILTFGDAAWWAITTITTVGYGDMYPVTAAGRLVAAALMMSGIAVLGVVTASIASWLVQRVEESTEAAAESAEEPLRAELGQLVTEIADLRREIAELKDRRGL
- a CDS encoding acyl-CoA thioesterase; translation: MHLLLRTLLMLFTSSRRSALTIWDTSSLPLRVLPTDIDIAMHVNNGMYFSLMDLGRFDLMVRSGVWKRMRQRDWSPVAAGETIAFRKSLQLWQQYTIESRIIGLDAKAIYFEQRMVADGEIYARAYIATRLVSKGRPVSQEEILDEFGQPPADLELPEWIHEWREENALPGSRTPAPHLWGTKVQAKG
- a CDS encoding thioredoxin family protein, whose product is MATVNITGEQFASTIEGNDIVLVDFWAEWCGPCKQFGPTYSAVSEKHTDVLFAKVDTEAEQQLAAEAGITSIPTLMAFREKVLVFSQPGALNAQQLEQVVDAVKALDMEEVHAHVARSQAESEAASASTNKASTSAGPQDGSQIPDL
- a CDS encoding putative quinol monooxygenase — protein: MSAPIDLQATFIPNEGEFFRVKLALEIAIDDVVNEPGCIRYELTEATEEKLVLTEQWASEEDLDKHSKGTAVQDLNESLSALLAEPVQLERL
- a CDS encoding AMP-binding protein, whose protein sequence is MRAYTAGDTDVPLLEETIGRNFEQVVARFPFHDALIEAAAVPGADARRWSYTKMNDDVDRLARALLALGVAKGDRVGIWSPNCAEWTLLQYATAKAGAIMVNVNPAYRSHELEFVVRQNGMRMLVTAPSDRSSDYVGMARQALAGCPDLRELVFLPDSGVEGLDAGIPLSDAELTYAELLKRADDVGHSGLKARMAELDPHDPINLQYTSGTTGFPKGATLTHHNILNNGHAIGELLGYTEHDRVVIPVPFYHCFGMVIGNLNALSHGAATIIPGRGFTPAAALEAVQDFGGTSLYGVPTMFIAELALPDFASYDLSTLRTGVMAGSLCPIEVMNRVISDMNMKDVAICYGMTETSPVSTMTRAGDTLQQRTETVGRTMPRLESQIVDPGSGEVLERGQIGELCTRGYAVMKEYWDQPDKTAEAIDNEGWMHTGDLARMDDDGYVVIEGRIKDVVIRGGENIYPREIEEFLYTHPSIQDVQVIGVPDAKYGEELVACIILKPEADPLDAGAVADFCRGRLAHYKIPRYVDIRDSFPMTVSGKVRKVEMREEAVARLGL
- a CDS encoding ABC transporter permease, with protein sequence MAVQATPEVLKKPGLGQVLNDTRHVFWREMLLPLRDPFSLIFSLLQPLVFLGLFGPLLGSAVGAPAFGGQSTLQWFLPGVVVMIALFGTSMTGSNLQYELMTGSYERILATPLSRSSLMIGRALKEWAPLVVQGLLISVVCIPFGFVFYPLHVLFGLVILGIFGIGLGALSYALALVSQNKEWIFWGVQQTLLFPLMILSGIMLPIEAGPDWMKTASWFNPLTYLVNAERELFAGNVGTDTLLGLLAAAVSAAVGLVVGVRTISRNTN
- a CDS encoding ATP-binding cassette domain-containing protein, producing MIHTDKLSKNFTVKKETVEAVKAVNIDVAPGELVAFLGPNGAGKSTTLRMLTTLLKPTSGTATVAGVGVSSDPAGVRARIGYIGQGNGGGHSYRVIDELVMQGRFYGMNTTDSTARAQELMKSLDLTDLAKRTVIKLSGGQRRRMDVALGLMHSPRLLFLDEPSTGMDPQNRANLWEHIMRMRAEHGTTIVLTTHYMDEADSMSERVIVIDHGQIIADDTAARLKANLAGDLLAVEVAADSAPDVRGLLGRAAAGGELQENAYDGVVRFRLRLTHGARLAPGLLKQMNDAGAPAQSLELKPPTLDDVFLELTGRNLREGAEV